Proteins encoded within one genomic window of Couchioplanes caeruleus:
- a CDS encoding extracellular solute-binding protein — protein sequence MKRRLAVTATLAATLLGAAACGSSGGTGTTPNANASVDGAGKTIKVWLMVDAQSAWSDVVKQAGDRFTQATGAQVQVDYQQWTDHLAKLDTTLAGSEVPDVVELGNTEMPKYVFSGAFAPLDKGQFENSGQWLTGLSAPCELDGKTYCVPYYAGARVLVYHTEMFQKAGLGVPKTYDDVVAAAQALKSKNGSDKQFSAFHMPGKYWYAAMAWVKGSGGEIARKDGDKWVGALSEPASQQGLTKWAELARTYSSGDPTKDETDQAAIFAQGKTAMMYANGWEVGAAQEQPKDPNKPEAGKVKTKVDGKVASAAMPGIPSFLGGSDLAVTAKSKNADLAAKWVQIFTDTKSQEGLIAKSVLPNATNLLDKAAATKGNEAAAQAAKETWFVPMAPKWSEVESANVLQNMLVAIATGKSTVAAAAKDADTKINEILNAN from the coding sequence GTGAAGCGCAGACTCGCGGTCACCGCGACGCTCGCCGCGACGCTGCTGGGTGCCGCCGCGTGCGGCTCGAGCGGTGGCACCGGCACCACCCCCAACGCCAACGCGTCGGTCGACGGCGCGGGCAAGACCATCAAGGTCTGGCTCATGGTCGACGCCCAGTCGGCCTGGTCGGACGTCGTCAAGCAGGCCGGCGACCGCTTCACCCAGGCGACCGGCGCGCAGGTCCAGGTCGACTACCAGCAGTGGACCGACCACCTGGCCAAGCTGGACACCACCCTGGCCGGCAGCGAGGTGCCCGACGTCGTCGAGCTGGGCAACACCGAGATGCCCAAGTACGTCTTCAGCGGCGCCTTCGCGCCTCTGGACAAGGGGCAGTTCGAGAACTCGGGCCAGTGGCTGACCGGCCTCTCGGCGCCGTGCGAGCTGGACGGCAAGACCTACTGCGTGCCGTACTACGCCGGGGCGCGGGTGCTGGTCTATCACACCGAGATGTTCCAGAAGGCGGGTCTGGGCGTACCCAAGACCTATGACGATGTGGTCGCCGCCGCCCAGGCCCTCAAGAGCAAGAACGGCAGCGACAAGCAGTTCTCCGCCTTCCACATGCCGGGCAAGTACTGGTACGCCGCAATGGCCTGGGTGAAGGGATCCGGCGGCGAGATCGCCCGCAAGGACGGCGACAAGTGGGTCGGCGCCCTCTCCGAGCCGGCCTCGCAGCAGGGCCTCACCAAGTGGGCCGAGCTCGCCAGGACGTACTCCAGCGGCGACCCGACCAAGGACGAGACCGACCAGGCCGCGATCTTCGCGCAGGGCAAGACGGCGATGATGTACGCCAACGGTTGGGAGGTCGGCGCCGCTCAGGAGCAGCCGAAGGACCCCAACAAGCCGGAGGCCGGCAAGGTCAAGACGAAGGTCGACGGCAAGGTCGCCAGCGCCGCGATGCCCGGGATCCCGTCCTTCCTCGGCGGTTCGGACCTCGCCGTGACGGCGAAGAGCAAGAACGCCGACCTGGCCGCCAAGTGGGTGCAGATCTTCACCGACACGAAGTCGCAGGAGGGCCTGATCGCCAAGAGCGTCCTGCCCAACGCGACCAACCTGCTCGACAAAGCCGCGGCGACCAAGGGCAACGAGGCGGCCGCGCAGGCCGCCAAGGAGACCTGGTTCGTGCCGATGGCGCCGAAGTGGTCCGAGGTCGAGTCCGCGAACGTCCTGCAGAACATGCTGGTCGCCATCGCCACCGGCAAGTCCACCGTGGCCGCCGCCGCGAAGGACGCCGACACCAAGATCAACGAGATCCTCAACGCCAACTGA
- a CDS encoding MurR/RpiR family transcriptional regulator, translating into MAEPDVDGTASTVVADPLLRDQAPAPAPPTASDGVLVRVRTLLPEFTGALQRVAEQVLADPAAASRATIVELAERSGTSPATVTRFCRAMGFDGYADLRLGIAAETGRARSAGWTIDIGREIQPGDPLERVLAQIMAADTRAMHDTAALLDLAEVERAAVAIAEAPRVNIFGASGSALVGEEMQFSLHRIGVAAWAWTDVHNGLASAALSRPGDVALGISHSGETGETIELLAEASSRGATTIALTSFPRSPLAELADIVLLTATQATTFRPDALSARHPQLVVLDLLYVAVAQRTHERSHAAFQRTAQAVHGHKAAKDGSSAP; encoded by the coding sequence ATGGCCGAGCCGGACGTGGACGGCACCGCCTCAACCGTGGTGGCCGATCCGCTGCTGCGCGATCAGGCGCCCGCCCCCGCGCCGCCCACCGCGAGCGACGGAGTGCTGGTGCGCGTGCGCACCCTGCTGCCGGAGTTCACCGGTGCGCTCCAGCGCGTCGCCGAGCAGGTCCTGGCCGACCCGGCGGCCGCCTCCCGCGCCACGATCGTCGAGCTCGCCGAGCGCAGCGGCACCTCGCCCGCCACGGTCACCCGGTTCTGCCGGGCGATGGGCTTCGACGGGTACGCGGACCTGCGGCTGGGCATCGCCGCCGAGACCGGTCGCGCCCGCTCGGCCGGCTGGACCATCGACATCGGCCGCGAGATCCAGCCCGGTGACCCGCTCGAACGGGTCCTCGCGCAGATCATGGCGGCCGACACCCGCGCCATGCACGACACCGCCGCGCTGCTCGACCTCGCCGAGGTCGAGCGGGCCGCGGTGGCGATCGCGGAGGCGCCCCGGGTCAACATCTTCGGTGCCAGCGGCAGCGCGCTCGTCGGCGAGGAGATGCAGTTCAGCCTGCACCGCATCGGCGTCGCCGCGTGGGCCTGGACGGACGTGCACAACGGCCTGGCCAGCGCCGCGCTGTCGCGCCCGGGCGACGTCGCGCTCGGCATCTCGCACTCCGGTGAGACCGGGGAAACCATCGAGCTGCTCGCCGAGGCCAGCAGCCGCGGCGCCACCACCATCGCGCTGACCAGCTTCCCCCGCTCGCCGCTGGCCGAGCTCGCGGACATCGTCCTGCTCACCGCCACCCAGGCCACGACTTTCCGGCCGGACGCGCTCTCGGCGCGCCACCCCCAGTTGGTCGTCCTCGATCTGCTCTACGTCGCCGTCGCCCAGCGGACCCACGAACGTTCGCACGCGGCTTTCCAGCGCACCGCTCAGGCCGTCCACGGCCACAAAGCCGCCAAGGACGGGAGCTCGGCACCATGA
- a CDS encoding carbohydrate ABC transporter permease, which yields MSVVDFPSAPPAPVPPAASPAGTAAARKRRRTTGGKAPYVLVLPCLALLAALLGYPLVRMAVLSFQQLGLRQLFGDLPPENVGFDNYARIFTEPAFYQVVGRTVAFTVVSVGLTVLIGLGVALLMRRVAPSVRIMMIVAMMFVWAMPQLVATQTFRWLVDSDFGVLNWLIDRIPGVDFANHSWFADPVQGWIVITSIVVWAGIPFIAITLNAGLTQVPRELLEAAVIDGASSWQALRRVTMPILKPLMVIVTTLSVIWNFGLFTQVWVVRNGRPEEEYQVLATWAYSLAFKNNDYGLGSAIAIVTVLLMLGAMVFYMRQMFRIGDVD from the coding sequence ATGTCGGTCGTCGACTTTCCGTCCGCGCCGCCGGCGCCGGTGCCACCCGCCGCGAGCCCGGCCGGAACGGCCGCGGCACGCAAGCGCCGCAGGACCACCGGCGGCAAGGCGCCGTACGTGCTGGTGCTGCCCTGCCTGGCGCTGCTGGCCGCCCTGCTCGGCTATCCGCTGGTGCGGATGGCCGTGCTCTCCTTCCAGCAGCTCGGCCTGCGGCAGCTCTTCGGCGACCTGCCGCCGGAGAACGTCGGGTTCGACAACTACGCGCGGATCTTCACCGAGCCGGCCTTCTACCAGGTGGTGGGCCGGACCGTGGCGTTCACCGTGGTGTCGGTAGGACTGACCGTCCTCATCGGCCTGGGCGTGGCCCTGCTCATGCGGCGCGTCGCACCGAGCGTACGGATCATGATGATCGTCGCCATGATGTTCGTCTGGGCGATGCCGCAACTGGTCGCCACGCAGACGTTCCGATGGCTGGTCGACTCCGACTTCGGAGTCCTGAACTGGCTGATCGACCGGATCCCGGGCGTGGACTTCGCCAACCATAGCTGGTTCGCCGACCCGGTCCAGGGCTGGATCGTCATCACCTCGATCGTGGTCTGGGCCGGCATCCCGTTCATCGCGATCACCCTCAACGCCGGCCTCACCCAGGTGCCCCGGGAACTGCTCGAGGCGGCCGTGATCGACGGCGCCTCGTCCTGGCAGGCGCTGCGCCGGGTCACCATGCCGATCCTCAAGCCGCTGATGGTGATCGTCACGACGTTGTCGGTGATCTGGAACTTCGGCCTCTTCACGCAGGTGTGGGTGGTCCGCAACGGCCGGCCCGAGGAGGAGTACCAGGTGCTCGCCACCTGGGCCTACAGCCTCGCGTTCAAGAACAACGACTACGGCCTGGGCTCGGCGATCGCCATCGTCACCGTCCTGCTGATGCTCGGCGCGATGGTGTTCTACATGCGACAGATGTTCAGGATCGGAGATGTGGACTGA
- the murD gene encoding UDP-N-acetylmuramoyl-L-alanine--D-glutamate ligase yields the protein MRLADLRGRSVAVWGTGREGRAAVIAIAAHGPARLMAVDDSANFLSVPWEGELAALAPLAGGDHAFPALAAADVVVRSPGVPQTHPWMAELRGRGVTVTGGSALWMADYARRTVGVTGSKGKSTTSALISHLLAGVGRPNVFGGNIGVPLLDLPEAQQYVLELSSYQCSDLTDSPRVAVVTSLFPEHLDAHGGEREYYRDKLNLLAHGPELIVVNGADQRLVRETISVRDLNGFPAIPAGSGDSRFRVDDDDLVYCSDEPLFPRDALRLRGKHNGRNLCVALAVLDGMGIDVVAQAEDVRTAVESFEGLPHRLAEIEDPSGLTFVDDTLSTSPYSAMHAIDAYEGRPLTVLVGGTDRGLDYTPLREHLRGREITVIGLPDSGPRILEELAGLPGVRTEPAEDLPAAVRLARKVTPAGGVVLLSPGAPSYGRFRNFEHRSEVFAQAIRDSA from the coding sequence GTGCGCCTGGCAGACCTGCGCGGACGTTCCGTAGCCGTCTGGGGCACCGGCCGTGAGGGCCGGGCCGCCGTGATCGCGATCGCCGCGCACGGGCCTGCCCGCCTGATGGCGGTGGACGACAGCGCGAACTTCCTCTCCGTGCCCTGGGAGGGCGAGCTGGCCGCGCTGGCGCCGCTGGCCGGCGGCGACCACGCCTTCCCCGCGCTCGCCGCCGCCGACGTCGTGGTCCGCTCGCCCGGCGTGCCGCAGACCCACCCGTGGATGGCGGAGCTGCGCGGGCGTGGCGTGACGGTCACCGGTGGCAGCGCGCTGTGGATGGCCGACTACGCCCGGCGCACCGTGGGCGTCACCGGCAGCAAGGGGAAGAGCACGACCTCGGCGCTGATCAGCCATCTCCTGGCCGGCGTGGGGCGCCCGAACGTCTTCGGCGGCAACATCGGCGTGCCGCTGCTGGACCTGCCCGAGGCGCAGCAGTACGTGCTGGAGCTCTCCAGCTACCAGTGCAGCGACCTCACCGATTCGCCTCGGGTCGCCGTGGTCACCTCGCTCTTCCCGGAGCACCTCGACGCGCACGGCGGCGAGCGGGAGTACTACCGCGACAAGCTCAACCTGCTCGCCCACGGACCGGAATTGATCGTGGTGAACGGCGCCGACCAGCGCCTGGTGCGCGAGACCATCTCCGTCCGCGACCTCAACGGCTTCCCGGCGATCCCGGCGGGGTCCGGCGACTCGCGGTTCCGGGTGGACGACGACGACCTCGTCTACTGCAGCGACGAGCCGCTGTTCCCGCGGGACGCTCTCCGCCTGCGGGGCAAGCACAACGGGCGCAACCTGTGCGTGGCGCTGGCGGTGCTGGACGGCATGGGCATCGACGTGGTCGCTCAGGCCGAGGACGTGCGTACGGCGGTCGAGTCGTTCGAGGGACTGCCGCACCGCCTGGCCGAGATCGAGGATCCGTCCGGGCTGACCTTCGTCGACGACACCTTGTCCACCAGTCCGTATTCGGCCATGCATGCGATCGACGCGTACGAGGGCCGCCCGCTGACCGTGCTCGTCGGCGGCACCGACCGGGGGCTGGACTACACCCCGCTGCGGGAGCATCTGCGCGGGCGGGAAATCACCGTGATCGGGTTGCCGGACAGCGGGCCGCGGATCTTGGAGGAGCTGGCCGGGCTGCCGGGTGTGCGCACCGAGCCGGCGGAGGACCTGCCCGCCGCCGTACGCCTGGCCCGCAAGGTGACCCCCGCCGGCGGAGTGGTGCTGCTGTCGCCGGGGGCGCCCAGCTACGGCCGTTTCCGCAACTTCGAGCACCGCTCGGAGGTCTTCGCCCAGGCGATCCGCGACAGCGCCTGA
- a CDS encoding carbohydrate ABC transporter permease yields the protein MVAVAPHSAVRRRRRKARESDTPTVGRSRAGTIAANAAGMLFALVMFFPIYWVVNTAFKPAPEILQFDPTFYPHGFTLDNFSSAFHAPFFQQDLINGVLITVGAVLGALVVGFLAALAIARFRFYGRKAIILVVLSVQMVPLVAVLIPLFLMLQDFRLTNSLLGVTLVYIVLILPYTVWTLRGFVQGVPRELDEAAEIDGASRFQVFWRIILPLTGPGLVATSVYGFIQAWNEFIIINTLNEQANQNLMAWLMQNQTSKGTFWGPLMAGSILTALPVVVFFLIVQRNIATGLTAGAVKG from the coding sequence ATGGTCGCCGTCGCACCGCACTCCGCCGTCCGCAGGCGCCGCCGTAAGGCGCGCGAGTCCGACACGCCCACCGTCGGGCGCAGCCGGGCGGGCACGATCGCGGCCAACGCGGCCGGGATGCTCTTCGCGCTCGTCATGTTCTTCCCGATCTACTGGGTGGTGAACACGGCCTTCAAGCCGGCGCCCGAGATCCTGCAGTTCGATCCGACCTTCTATCCGCACGGCTTCACGCTCGACAACTTCTCCTCGGCCTTCCATGCGCCGTTCTTCCAGCAGGATCTGATCAACGGCGTCCTGATCACCGTGGGAGCGGTGCTCGGCGCGCTGGTCGTCGGCTTCCTGGCGGCGCTGGCGATCGCGCGGTTCAGGTTCTACGGCCGCAAGGCGATCATCCTCGTCGTCCTGTCGGTGCAGATGGTGCCGCTGGTCGCGGTCCTGATCCCGCTGTTCCTGATGCTGCAGGACTTCCGGCTCACGAACAGCCTGCTCGGTGTCACTCTCGTCTACATCGTGCTGATCCTGCCGTACACGGTGTGGACGCTGCGCGGCTTCGTTCAGGGCGTGCCCCGCGAGCTCGACGAGGCCGCCGAGATCGACGGCGCCAGCCGGTTCCAGGTCTTCTGGCGCATCATCCTCCCGCTGACCGGGCCCGGCCTGGTGGCGACCTCGGTCTACGGCTTCATCCAGGCCTGGAACGAATTCATCATCATCAATACGCTCAACGAGCAGGCCAACCAGAACCTCATGGCCTGGCTCATGCAGAACCAGACGAGCAAGGGGACCTTCTGGGGGCCCCTGATGGCCGGGTCCATCCTGACCGCCCTCCCGGTGGTCGTCTTCTTCCTGATCGTCCAGCGCAACATCGCAACTGGCCTGACGGCCGGCGCCGTCAAGGGCTGA